The following is a genomic window from Bacteroidia bacterium.
TAAATGCGGTTGGCGCGAATGATACCTCCCGTGACGCCGTCATAGTCTATGCCGTCTGTGTCCGGTGCATTGTTGCCGCGGAGGTCGCAATATTCGACGATGGCCCGGGTCGTATTCGTGATATTCATCAGATCTCCGGTCTGCCGCGTGCGAAAGGACGAATGCCCGATGTACACGCTCCCGCCGTCGGAGAAAAACGGCTGCATCGCGTCCTCGATATGCGTGTCTGCAATGCGCACGTCACTATCGAATGCGGAGATGGTGGAGAACTGTCTCGCTCTGTCACTGCCGTAACCGCTGCCGAAAATGTGCGCATGCTGCAACACGATGGAATCGCTCGCGCTCTCGGCAGCGACAACGCCCCAGCGCGGCATGCTGTTGTACCACGGCCGTCTGCCCGCCGATCCGGGATCGGACACAATGCGCACCGGTTCCGCTTCGCTTCCGTCAATACGCAGTCCGCCGCGCACGTACAATGACGCGTTGTCCGCCATGTACACCGTGCTTCCCTGCCCGATGCGAAGGATCGCACCCGGCGTGATACGCACATCCCCCACAGCATACCACGGACCAATGGATGCGACAAGGGTGGTATCCCGGCTGATTACTGCGGGAATGATGCTGCCCCTGTCGGCTTCGAATACCGCCGTGAGACTGCTGTCTCCGGAAAGCCGCAGGGAGATCTCCGCACCGGCCGACGGCAATCCCGCCCATCCGCTGAAGCGATATCCTGGTTTCGGTACGGCGCTCACTCTGAGTGCTGCATTTCTGAAGTGATAGCCGCTGTATACGGCGTCGTCCAGCATGACGCCCTCGAGCAAGATCAGTCCTTCGCCCGACCGTTCCAGTGTCAGACGCACACTGTCGCTCAGGCCGAACTGCGATGCGAGATGTTGTCTGAAATACGAGGGTCTTTCACGTAGAAAGTTTCGGATTGCGTCCACATTCCCCCGCCACACCTGCATGGTCACCGGGGAGCCCCATTTCTGAATATGGCGCGGCATTTCAGGGAGAAACATCTGCTCGAGACTATCGAGCTTCCGCGTCGTGTTTCCCGGCGCATAGTCGGTATTCAGGTACACGGCGCAGCGCTGCGCGAAGGCGTCCCGGAACGCGACATTGCGCAGCAATCCGCGGAAGATGGCGGTGCACCACTCCGGCAGCTCCGTTCCCTCGCTCACCGTATGTAGCGTGTTGTCCATGTAGTCATCGCCGCCCAGCTGACCGAAAGCGTGCTCCATATCCGCGGCAACCCAACGCCAACGGCTTCCTCCGTCTCTGTCGCGCCAGTACTTGTTGTTCAGATCGAAGAGCCGGTAGCCGATGAACAGTTTGTGAAACATATAGTTGATGAACTCGTGCACATCCATTTTCGCCGCTACGTGCGCATAGAGCAGGTCATCGCGCAGATCATTCTCCCGGACGAAGCGCAGCACATCGCGAAAATCTTCCGCTCCGCCACTGACGACCACGAGACTGTCCTCCAGGAGATCCACATTCGCCGGGCTCACCGCATTGTTCTGCCCGAGTGTGCTGTTGTCCACTCGCTCACGCAATTCATAGACGCCGTGGTACGCTCCGTTGATATACACGACGCAGGGTTTGTATTCCTGATAGTCAATATCCATGCTCCCCTTCGCGAGTTGAACGGCCAGGCCGTCTCGGAAATACGCGAGGTTGTAATCATTCCCTCCATTGCGAAGAAGCAAAGAAGTGAAGGTGGTGGTATTTCTCCCCTCGAACAGTGGATAGTCGATCAGCGGCTGACCATAATCCGCGCGGAAGCGGATGGCGATTGGTCGTTGCGGCAGCGCGTAGATTGTAGATCCGAACACCCGGGCACCGGCACTGGAGGCAAAACCGCGCTCACCCGTCTCATTGAAATATTCTACGGAGACAGGGACTTCCCTTTCCTTTATGGCGTTGCGCAATATGCCGTAGTCGAAATCGAAAAAATGCCCGGGATCGCCGGATAACGACACGACGGGCAGAGTCGGCGATTGTTCGATGAAATAGCTGCGCGTGACGACGGGACCCGGTAGTTTCCCGTTCCGATACACTCGTGCCTTGATCACATACGTCCGGAATACACTGAAGGAATCCGGAAATACCGGTGAAGCCGCGTGCGGTGTGGATCCGTCGAAGGTGAAGCGTACCACGGCATCCGGCCCCGGGGCGGTGATGCGCAGCGTCTGCGCTGTGGAATAAAAGCCCTCGCGAAGGGAAAACGTGGGCTCCGCTGCGAGGTCCAGCGTCGCTGCACCGTAAACGGAGTTCCGTTCTCCCGGCGTCACCTCACTGAAAAAGATCCATCGGTCGGGATTACCCGGGTCCCGGCCAAAAGCAATATCCGTACTCTGTACGCCGAAATGCCGCTCGTCCACCACCGCTCCCGCGCTGTCGTACAGCCCCACGTACTCCCCGTCGCCACTGAGCGCAAAATTCGCATGCAACGCTGTGATGGTGATTTCACCCATGCGGTATTCGGAATACGCCTTCTCACCGATAACGAGATTGAACCCGTCCGCCCACACGACAAGGTATTCGTCCGACTGCAGGGTCATGGAGGGTAAGCGCCATTTGGCGGGATTCGCGGGATTGTCCGTAATGCTGTACCCCGTCAGATCCACGGGGTCCGCGGACGCGTTGTACAGCTCGATGAAATCGGCGAAGCGTCCGAAATCCGGGTCATACGCGGAGGCCGCGTTCAACGCAAGCACCTCGTTGATGCGCACCTGCGCCGTGGCGTGCGAGCACAACAGAAAAAAGAGAATCGCGACGAAACGGTTATTGCCTGACAAAGCGTTGTACCAAGTTGTGGTGAGCCGAGGTGATACGAAGAATGTACATGCCGGGTTGCAATGCGCTTACGTCGAGCGCGTGCACCGTCCCGGCGTCCGGTATCGCCTCGAAGCGGAGCAGGCGCCCGTCGAGACTGAATATGCGGAGTTGAGCGGGGCGTCCCGCAAAGGCGGGCACACGGATCCGCAATCCCTCATCAACGGGATGTGGATACAGCTCGGCTTCGGCGAGCGGTACCGGCGGCGGCACGGACGCCGTCGCGCCGTCGAGCAAGGCGACGAAGCCCCGAATGTTGCGTCCTATGCGCGGCGGGCGGAGATGCACATAAATCTCGCGCGTCGTCGCGTTATTCGTGAGCAGATGCTGATCGAAGCGAATCTCGTCCGATTCGAATCCACCCGCGACGAACAAACGATCCTTGCCGATGACGGCGACATCGTTGCCGGTGTCGTTCAGCGCGCCGCCGAAGCCCCTGCTCCAGATCTCGTTGCCCGCCGAATCATATTTGAGTACAAACGCCTGCTGATAGTAATAATTGAGATTCCAGATGTTGCCCAGCGTATCGCCCGCAAAATCAAGCCGTCTGCTGAAAAAATAGCCGCTCACATACGGGCTGCCTTCCTGGTCCATGCTCATACCCCGGACGATATCCATACTCTGCATTTCCTCGGACCCTCCGCAGGAA
Proteins encoded in this region:
- a CDS encoding lamin tail domain-containing protein, translating into MSGNNRFVAILFFLLCSHATAQVRINEVLALNAASAYDPDFGRFADFIELYNASADPVDLTGYSITDNPANPAKWRLPSMTLQSDEYLVVWADGFNLVIGEKAYSEYRMGEITITALHANFALSGDGEYVGLYDSAGAVVDERHFGVQSTDIAFGRDPGNPDRWIFFSEVTPGERNSVYGAATLDLAAEPTFSLREGFYSTAQTLRITAPGPDAVVRFTFDGSTPHAASPVFPDSFSVFRTYVIKARVYRNGKLPGPVVTRSYFIEQSPTLPVVSLSGDPGHFFDFDYGILRNAIKEREVPVSVEYFNETGERGFASSAGARVFGSTIYALPQRPIAIRFRADYGQPLIDYPLFEGRNTTTFTSLLLRNGGNDYNLAYFRDGLAVQLAKGSMDIDYQEYKPCVVYINGAYHGVYELRERVDNSTLGQNNAVSPANVDLLEDSLVVVSGGAEDFRDVLRFVRENDLRDDLLYAHVAAKMDVHEFINYMFHKLFIGYRLFDLNNKYWRDRDGGSRWRWVAADMEHAFGQLGGDDYMDNTLHTVSEGTELPEWCTAIFRGLLRNVAFRDAFAQRCAVYLNTDYAPGNTTRKLDSLEQMFLPEMPRHIQKWGSPVTMQVWRGNVDAIRNFLRERPSYFRQHLASQFGLSDSVRLTLERSGEGLILLEGVMLDDAVYSGYHFRNAALRVSAVPKPGYRFSGWAGLPSAGAEISLRLSGDSSLTAVFEADRGSIIPAVISRDTTLVASIGPWYAVGDVRITPGAILRIGQGSTVYMADNASLYVRGGLRIDGSEAEPVRIVSDPGSAGRRPWYNSMPRWGVVAAESASDSIVLQHAHIFGSGYGSDRARQFSTISAFDSDVRIADTHIEDAMQPFFSDGGSVYIGHSSFRTRQTGDLMNITNTTRAIVEYCDLRGNNAPDTDGIDYDGVTGGIIRANRIYDFTAPNSDGIDIGEGSRNLVIEQNIIHDCSDKAVSVGQASTVLLRRNVLFNCAMGVAVKDSNSHAVLDQNTLHGNTLALACYEKNTSRGGGSAEVLNTILAASREATLFRDEKSVLTVRYSLSDGELLPGEGNLHADPLFVNTSVGNFALQPASPCIDAGDPASSKDPDGSRADIGAYYRHNAPPGAAVRINEINYHSSAKYDTGDWIELYNAGPDTVALGGWTLEHDGGIFTFPDGVLIASGRYILLCEDTVRFRRLHAVQVRLLGHSVLRLSNKSATVNLYDSSHTRIHTVRYEDDWPWPPLADGKGATMELEHGRDGGSVSDWRESYVRMGSPGWENSRTPVRDGLYMNEVLASNGTILADEYGEYDDWCEVYNSSHLPRDIGGLYFTDDFSNPRKWQVPLDAPEATTAAPGGFLLLWADEQPEQGPLHADIKLSADGEVLGMYQRRDSGWVRLDSLTFPAQQRNISYGRYPDGSDALTFMFPTPRHSNVPSSVGTPVPQNLNVFPNPFSAQVTIDVGDLPKPYALRVYSPLGITVFECKGERSDSVTIERGLLPAGLYLYSVTDARGAVRTGKLIAR